Proteins encoded together in one Amphiprion ocellaris isolate individual 3 ecotype Okinawa chromosome 14, ASM2253959v1, whole genome shotgun sequence window:
- the ints2 gene encoding integrator complex subunit 2, with protein MADSTGLQFVSPYAFEAMQKVDVVRLAALSDPELRLLLPCLVRMALCAPADQSQSWAQDKKLILRLLSGVEAVNSIVALLSVDFHALEQDARKEQQLRHKAGGSNGESILVSQLQHGLTLEFEHSDPLRRLRLTLSELLAIMNKVADSNGEFFLKSSELFESPVYLEEVADVLCILQAELPSLLPIVDVAEALLHVRNGDWFLCLLVANVPDSFNEVCRGLIKNGERQDEESVGGRRRTEALRQLCQMNPSQALNIRAMVVEECHLPGLGVALTLDYKPDAADEAVSPLVSYVSGLLLGTNSKVRTWFSMFIRNGQQRKRESSSVLWQMRRQLLLELVAILPRSRSTHVPNDGDMEEEGSSGYSGLREEHVVKASALLRLYCALMGIAGLRPTDEEAEQLLQLMTSRPPATPAGVRFVSLSFCKLLAFPTLVSTPEQEQLMVMWLSWMIKEEEYFESAAGVSASFGEMLLLVAMYFHSNQLSSIIELVCSTLGMKIAIKPSSLSKMKTIFTQEIFTEQVVTAHAVRVAVTNNLSANIAGFLPIHCIYQLLRSRAFTKHKVSIKDWIYRQLCETTTPIHTQLIPLIDAYINSILTPASKANPEATNQPITEQEILNVFQSSAAQGDSSRGGRQRYSITTQLLILYYILSYEENLLASTKQLALMQRKPKSYSAALMDQIPIKYLVTQAQGLQQELGGLHSALLRLLATNYPHLCLVEDWVCEEEVTGTLPLLRRMMLPSNTCRYTQSQLHQAFQKLPSSSPRLMRILEHLTLLSPGDLIPYAEALTASMALLLEPAVPRRILQTLNKLWMGLNTVMPRRLWVMTVNALQPSAKLLRQQKYTQNDLMVDPLIVLRCDQRVYRCPPLMDIVLHMLNGYLLASKAYLQCHLKETADFDRQSQTVSNLGVPGQPETPEVTREELKNALLAAQDSAAVQILLEVCLPTSEEQQLGATTESLLRSIRGSMPGKSKQGSLGPRARGGVEDAEPEGGLLSDLREVQCLICCLLHQMFIADPNIAKLVHFQGYPQALLPLTVAGIPSIHICLDFIPELLAQPQLEKQIFAIQLLSYLCTQYALPKSLSVARLAISVMGTLLTVLTRPKRFSFFMPTLPCLVAFCQAFPPLYDDVAALLVQVGQVCASDVATKARDIDPLIARLQYLKEKPQEAVVPGGGSSKLTLPQKTAEELGGADPDVQLCYCVEATFMDIISSTLHGL; from the exons ATGGCAGACAGTACGGGGCTGCAGTTTGTCAGCCCCTATGCTTTTGAAGCCATGCAGAAGGTGGATGTGGTGCGACTGGCTGCCCTAAGTGACCCAGagctgaggctgctgctgccctgCCTGGTGAGGATGGCTTTATGTGCTCCTGCTGATCAGAGCCAGTCCTGGGCACAGGACAAGAAGCTTATCCTCCGCCTGCTCTCTGGAGTGGAAGCTGTCAACTCCATTGTAGCACTTTTGTCTGTGGACTTTCATGCTTTGGAGCAGGATGCACGGAAAGAGCAGCAGCTTAG GCACAAGGCAGGTGGCTCTAATGGTGAGAGCATCCTAGTGTCACAGCTGCAGCATGGCCTGACTCTGGAGTTTGAACACAGTGATCCCCTTCGAAGGCTTCGTCTGACCCTTAGTGAACTGTTGGCTATCATGAATAAG GTGGCAGACTCAAATGGAGAGTTTTTCTTGAAGTCTTCTGAGCTATTTGAAAGTCCTGTGTACTTGGAGGAGGTTGCAGATGTCCTCTGCATTTTACAAGCAG AGCTGCCTTCCTTGCTGCCCATTGTGGATGTGGCAGAAGCTTTACTTCATGTACGCAATGGCGACTGGTTTCTGTGCCTGCTGGTTGCCAATGTTCCTGACAGCTTCAATGAAG TTTGCAGAGGTCTAATCAAGAATGGAGAGCGTCAGGATGAGGAGAGTGTGGGTGGTCGGCGCAGGACTGAGGCCCTCAGGCAGCTGTGTCAGATGAACCCCTCACAGGCCCTCAACATTAGGGCTATGGTG GTTGAGGAGTGTCACCTGCCAGGTCTGGGTGTGGCTCTGACTCTGGACTACAAACCAGATGCAGCAGATGAGGCAGTCAGTCCCTTAGTTTCTTATGTAAGCGGTCTACTGCTGGGCACCAATAGCAAAGTCCGTACCTGGTTCAGCATGTTCATCCGTAATGGACAACAG CGCAAGAGAGAAAGCAGCTCAGTGCTGTGGCAGATGCGAAGACAGCTACTGCTAGAGTTGGTTGCCATCTTGCCACGCTCACGCAGCACCCATGTGCCTAATGATGGCGACATGGAAGAGGAAGGCAGTTCAGGATACTCTGGCCTCAGAGAGGAGCATGTGGTGAAGGCCAGCGCTCTGCTGCGACTGTACTGTGCCCTCATGGGTATCGCAGGTCTCAG GCCTACAGATGAGGAAGCTGAGCAGCTATTACAGCTAATGACCAGCCGGCCTCCAGCCACTCCTGCTGGTGTTCGCTTTGTCTCTTTGTCCTTCTGCAAGCTGCTTGCCTTCCCTACTCTAGTCAG tacTCCAGAGCAAGAACAGCTGATGGTCATGTGGCTCAGTTGGATGATCAAAGAGGAAGAATACTTTGAGAG TGCTGCAGGCGTATCTGCTTCTTTTGGAGAGATGCTATTACTGGTTGCCATGTATTTCCATAGCAACCAGCTCAGCTCCATTATTGAGTTGGTGTGCTCTACTTTGGGGATGAAG ATTGCCATCAAGCCCAGCTCTCTAAGCAAGATGAAGACTATCTTCACACAGGAGATCTTCACTGAACAG GTGGTTACAGCCCATGCTGTTAGAGTTGCGGTGACCAACAACTTAAGTGCCAACATCGCAGGATTTCTCCCCATTCACTGTATCTACCAGCTGCTCCGGAGCCGAGCCTTCACCAAGCACAAAGTGTCCATCAAG GACTGGATCTATCGCCAACTCTGCGAGACAACAACGCCCATCCACACACAACTGATCCCCTTAATTGATGCCTATATCAACTCCATCCTCACTCCAGCTTCCAAGGCCAACCCAGAGGCCACAAACCAGCCTATCACTGAGCAGGAGATCCTCAATGTCTTCCAGAGCTCTGCTGCG CAAGGAGATAGTAGTCGAGGAGGAAGACAGCGCTACTCCATCACCACCCAGCTCCTTATCCTCTACTACATCTTGTCTTATGAGGAGAACCTGCTAGCTAGTACCAAACAACTGG CTCTGATGCAGAGGAAGCCCAAGTCCTACTCAGCAGCTTTGATGGACCAGATCCCCATTAAGTACTTGGTTACCCAGGCCCAGGGGCTGCAGCAAGAGTTAGGAG GTCTGCACTCTGCCCTGCTGAGACTTCTTGCCACCAACTACCCTCATCTTTGTCTAGTGGAGGACTGGGTTTGTGAAGAGGAGGTGACTGGTACCCTGCCCCTTCTGAGGAGAATGATGCTTCCCAGCAACACCTGTCGATACACTCAGAGCCAGCTCCATCAGG CCTTCCAGAAGTTGCCATCCAGCAGTCCCAGACTAATGCGGATCCTGGAGCATTTAACGCTGCTTTCACCTGGAGACTTGATTCCTTATGCAGAGGCCCTCACAGCCAGCATGGCTCTGCTGCTGGAGCCTGCTGTGCCTCGCCGTATACTGCAGACCCTCAACAAGCTCTGGATGGGCCTTAACACTGTGATGCCCCGCAG GTTGTGGGTGATGACAGTTAATGCCCTCCAACCTTCAGCTAAGCTGCTCAGGCAGCAGAAGTACACTCAGAACGACCTGATGGTTGATCCACTCATTGTGCTGCGCTGCGATCAGAGGGTATACAG GTGTCCTCCTTTGATGGACATCGTCCTTCACATGCTGAATGGCTATCTGCTGGCTTCAAAAGCTTACCTGCAATGCCACTTGAAGGAGACAGCTGACTTTGATCGGCAGAGCCAGACTGTCTCAAACCTAGGCGTGCCTGGACAACCTGAAACACCTGAGGTTACCAGGGAGGAGCTGAAAAACGCCCTTCTAGCTGCACAA GACAGCGCAGCAGTCCAGATTCTCCTGGAGGTGTGTCTGCCAACCTCCGAAGAGCAGCAGCTGGGGGCCACCACAGAAAGCCTGTTGAGGAGCATTCGGGGCTCCATGCCAGGAAAATCGAAACAGGGAAGCCTGGGGCCGAGAGCCAGAGGGGGCGTGGAGGATGCTGAGCCAGAGGGAGGCCTGCTCAGTGACTTGAGGGAGGTGCAATGTCTCATCTGCTGTCTTCTGCATCAGATGTTCATCGCTGACCCCAACATTGCCAAGTTGGTTCACTTTCAG GGTTACCCTCAAGCTCTGCTGCCTCTAACTGTGGCAGGCATCCCCTCCATCCATATCTGTCTGGACTTCATCCCAGAGTTGCTGGCCCAGCCCCAGCTGGAAAAGCAG ATCTTTGCAATTCAGTTGCTGTCATACCTGTGTACCCAGTACGCCTTACCCAAGTCCCTGAGTGTGGCCAGGTTGGCCATCAGTGTTATGGGAACGCTTTTAACTG TGCTGACTCGTCCCAAGCGTTTCTCCTTCTTCATGCCCACCCTGCCATGTCTGGTGGCCTTCTGCCAGGCCTTCCCTCCACTCTATGATGATGTGGCAGCTCTGTTAGTACAAGTGGGCCAGGTTTGTGCTTCTGATGTGGCCACTAAAGCCAGGGACATCGACCCTCTTATTGCCC GCCTGCAGTATCTAAAAGAGAAACCACAGGAGGCTGTGGTTCCAGGAGGAGGCTCTTCCAAGCTGACTCTACCACAGaagacagcagaggagctgGGGGGAGCTGACCCTGATGTCCAGCTCTGCTACTGCGTAGAAGCCACTTTTATGGACATTATTAGCTCCACTCTTCATGGACTATAG